The proteins below come from a single Acaryochloris sp. CCMEE 5410 genomic window:
- a CDS encoding MFS transporter: MITVGQGIDKPGNTDTAVPQKDHKLSFWQLWNMSFGFFGIQFGWGLQMANTSSIFEHLGARAHQLPMLWLAAPLTGLVVQPIIGYLSDHTWGPLGRRRPYFLAGAIAGSVALIMMPNAPSLWMAVGLLWILDTSANVSMTPFRSFVGDLLPEEQRTLGFTIQGIFHGLAGVIASALPWLLHHVFGVIESQENYHTVPIAVKLSFYIGALIFLGSVVWTVVTTTEPLPEEFEVTHPQTIQPHSNGMVSDIGIALREMPVTMRQLAWVQFCSWFGMFCVFLYFPPAIAHNIFGATSEGTLLYTTGIEWAGLCIAMYNGVCCLFSFILPKLTQQISLKRTHSLCLMSGALGLCSLLWIHNQYVLLLPMIGVGIAWASMLSLPYAMLVNVLPASKSGLYMGIFNFFIVLPEIAAALGLGWIMSHIFAGNRLAAVILGGGFMMIAAVLTQRVQIHPEAENPDSTQKTFESLVSLH, encoded by the coding sequence ATGATTACGGTAGGGCAGGGAATCGATAAGCCAGGAAATACCGACACTGCAGTCCCCCAAAAAGACCATAAACTCAGCTTTTGGCAGCTGTGGAATATGAGTTTTGGCTTTTTTGGGATTCAGTTTGGCTGGGGCCTGCAAATGGCTAACACTAGCAGTATATTTGAACATTTGGGAGCCCGGGCTCATCAACTCCCCATGCTCTGGTTAGCAGCTCCCCTCACGGGGCTAGTCGTACAGCCCATTATTGGGTATTTAAGTGACCATACATGGGGACCGTTGGGGCGGCGGCGGCCTTATTTCCTGGCAGGTGCGATCGCAGGTTCCGTAGCACTCATAATGATGCCCAATGCTCCCAGTCTATGGATGGCCGTGGGATTGCTATGGATTCTGGATACTTCTGCCAATGTCAGCATGACGCCGTTTCGCTCCTTTGTTGGGGATTTGCTGCCAGAAGAGCAACGCACCTTAGGGTTTACGATTCAAGGGATTTTTCATGGCTTAGCAGGGGTGATTGCCTCAGCTTTACCGTGGCTGTTGCACCATGTCTTTGGGGTCATTGAGTCCCAAGAAAATTATCACACTGTACCTATCGCTGTTAAGCTTTCCTTTTATATAGGTGCTTTAATTTTTCTGGGTTCAGTAGTGTGGACCGTTGTCACTACGACCGAACCCCTACCAGAAGAGTTTGAAGTGACTCATCCACAAACAATTCAACCCCATTCAAACGGCATGGTATCGGATATTGGTATCGCCTTACGGGAGATGCCTGTAACGATGCGCCAATTGGCTTGGGTGCAGTTCTGTAGCTGGTTTGGGATGTTTTGTGTGTTTTTGTATTTCCCACCTGCGATCGCACATAATATCTTCGGTGCTACGTCAGAAGGGACCTTACTCTACACCACAGGGATTGAATGGGCAGGATTATGTATTGCCATGTACAACGGCGTTTGCTGCCTGTTTTCCTTCATTTTGCCTAAATTAACCCAGCAAATTAGCCTTAAAAGAACCCATTCCCTATGTCTTATGAGTGGCGCTTTGGGGCTCTGTTCCTTGTTATGGATTCATAATCAATATGTTCTGCTGCTCCCAATGATCGGGGTGGGAATTGCCTGGGCCAGTATGCTCTCTTTGCCCTACGCAATGTTGGTTAACGTCTTACCGGCCAGTAAAAGCGGTCTATACATGGGGATTTTTAACTTCTTCATCGTGTTACCAGAGATCGCGGCAGCCCTTGGCTTGGGATGGATAATGAGTCATATTTTTGCCGGGAATCGTCTAGCAGCAGTTATTTTGGGCGGTGGGTTTATGATGATTGCAGCCGTACTGACCCAGCGAGTGCAGATCCATCCAGAAGCTGAGAACCCAGATTCAACTCAAAAGACTTTCGAGAGCTTAGTGAGCTTGCATTAG
- a CDS encoding DEAD/DEAH box helicase — protein sequence MFESSTASSKKQAQLAADYLALSPLDQQLVQVLSVAYEPVNRSAILTCLNRQAAADSDYKTWDSKLLKQHLEGLLDQGIVLQERGQGPQCHPLLAEIATRDVLEMGKFETLAPIIQGAVPVYEPWGSGPRSFRSEAQFLREARIGFYSQDLKFLTEQLSDYQKVFKRQDPLSLDDVITIICNNPFDADWIQTLPTDFYELALTSILSNSILDLSSSEEAFEVLQEDFANQKTRCSDYLKVVLAEQLLLRSYVEEVSSVLESIDEKNQDNTAPYWGWLAFLQGDTDQSIDLFTSALTELRKTKRKRSYYFTSISGLFFILALLQEGSSERLIQAQGYVQHMVRKSGYWLRTTYSWLDSLIQIQQGNLSTKKTLLQASLNPYEGHHSLDILFGALCQYWVDAEKAKKWLPRVLSPLCRQATQSGYHWFAMETAELIAKLETEEADNPYQAQAQLLRQGSGIKPLVDIIRSQEPWELCLNALAHLQQEAPVVQAELRLAWFITLYGQTWLLQPKEQKMTAKGGWSKGRPIALKRLYGKPGEFNYLTDQDLRVCSQLETYSSYGSYGYYNKTEYRFSEEAIVELISHPLVFWEDAPTTRVEVVKGEPELLIQKQKGDKLALTFSPALKASQTLVVTKETPTRLKIIDIKPEHRQIANILGEKNRLTVPERAKEQVLAAIGAVSSLVTVHSDIGGGVASATEVPAQALPHVHLLPAGEGLKVAVLSRPFAEGGPYYPPGSGGETVIAEIEGQRLQTIRNLVKERQLAKAAIAACPTLAKLTPQDHEWLVEDPEACLELLLELQDLKESVVLEWPEGEKLSVRHRADLGQLQLQIKRQRDWFAATGELKLSDDLVLDMQALLALLEQTPSRFIPIGEGQFIALTQEFRKRLDDLRAYSEQQGKGLRFHPLTTMTLEDMVEDVGKLKVDKHWKAHVQKLKDVQALQPQLPTTLQAELRDYQQEGFEWLARLSHWGVGACLADDMGLGKTLQALAVMLTRAPEGPALVIAPTSVGLNWISEAQRFAPTLRPLQFGTSQRQELLDQLQPFDLLVCSYGLLQQEEVAQMLAQVNWQMIVLDEAQAIKNMTTKRSQAAMNLQAEFKLLTTGTPIENHLGELWNLFRFINPGLLGSMERFNQQFAAPIEKSQDPQARQRLKKLIQPFLLRRTKSQVLEELPSRTEITLQVELSEEEMALYEALRRKAIANLADSDAQAGAKHLQVLAEIMKLRRTCCNAQLVMPESPPASAKLQLFGEVLEELLANHHKALVFSQFVDHLKILQDYLDKKQIAYQYLDGSTPAKVRQQRVKAFQSGEGEVFLISLKAGGTGLNLTAADYVIHMDPWWNPAVEDQASDRAHRIGQRRPVTIYRLVAKNTIEEKIVDLHRHKRDLADSLLEGTEISGKISTDELLRLIQNG from the coding sequence ATGTTTGAATCCAGCACAGCTTCATCTAAGAAACAGGCCCAACTCGCAGCAGATTATTTAGCATTGTCCCCCTTAGACCAGCAACTTGTCCAAGTGCTGTCAGTAGCCTATGAGCCCGTCAACCGTAGTGCCATTCTCACTTGTTTGAATCGTCAGGCAGCTGCAGACTCGGATTATAAAACCTGGGATTCCAAACTGCTGAAGCAACATCTTGAGGGCTTGCTTGATCAAGGGATTGTATTGCAAGAACGAGGCCAAGGACCTCAGTGTCATCCCTTGCTGGCTGAAATTGCCACCCGTGATGTCTTAGAGATGGGCAAATTTGAAACCCTTGCCCCCATTATTCAAGGGGCTGTGCCCGTTTATGAACCCTGGGGTTCAGGCCCCCGAAGCTTTAGGAGTGAAGCTCAATTTCTGCGGGAAGCCCGAATTGGTTTTTATAGCCAGGATTTAAAGTTTCTCACTGAACAACTCTCGGACTACCAAAAAGTCTTTAAAAGACAGGACCCGTTATCTCTGGATGATGTCATTACGATCATCTGCAACAACCCCTTTGATGCAGACTGGATTCAAACACTTCCCACTGACTTTTATGAGCTAGCCCTGACCAGTATTCTGTCGAACAGCATTCTGGATTTATCTTCTAGTGAAGAAGCTTTTGAAGTACTTCAGGAAGATTTTGCCAATCAGAAGACTCGCTGTTCTGATTATTTGAAGGTGGTTTTAGCCGAGCAACTATTATTACGTAGCTATGTGGAAGAAGTCTCCTCCGTACTAGAGTCAATTGATGAAAAAAATCAGGATAATACTGCGCCCTACTGGGGTTGGTTGGCCTTTCTACAAGGTGACACGGATCAATCCATTGACCTTTTCACCAGCGCTTTAACTGAATTACGGAAAACAAAACGTAAACGCAGCTATTACTTTACTAGTATTTCGGGGCTCTTTTTTATTTTGGCCTTGCTGCAGGAGGGATCTTCAGAACGATTGATTCAGGCCCAAGGCTATGTGCAGCATATGGTGCGTAAGTCGGGTTATTGGTTGCGAACCACCTATTCTTGGCTAGATAGTTTGATCCAAATTCAACAAGGAAATTTATCAACCAAGAAAACTTTGCTTCAGGCTTCTCTCAATCCTTATGAAGGACACCATAGCTTAGATATCTTATTCGGAGCCCTTTGCCAATATTGGGTTGATGCTGAAAAGGCCAAAAAATGGTTGCCCAGGGTTTTAAGCCCCCTTTGTCGGCAAGCCACGCAGTCTGGGTATCACTGGTTTGCCATGGAAACAGCAGAACTAATAGCCAAACTGGAGACCGAAGAGGCTGACAATCCCTATCAGGCCCAAGCTCAACTCCTGCGGCAGGGAAGTGGCATCAAGCCACTGGTTGATATTATCAGATCGCAAGAGCCCTGGGAGCTGTGCCTGAATGCCCTAGCGCATCTGCAACAAGAAGCCCCCGTCGTCCAAGCAGAACTGCGTCTGGCCTGGTTTATCACCCTCTATGGTCAAACTTGGTTACTGCAGCCCAAGGAGCAGAAAATGACGGCAAAAGGGGGGTGGAGTAAAGGCCGTCCCATTGCCCTGAAACGGTTGTACGGCAAGCCCGGTGAATTTAACTATCTCACCGATCAGGATTTACGAGTCTGTAGCCAACTTGAAACCTATTCGTCCTATGGGTCCTATGGCTATTACAACAAAACAGAGTACCGATTTAGCGAGGAAGCCATTGTAGAGTTAATCAGCCATCCCCTCGTCTTTTGGGAAGATGCACCCACGACTCGCGTGGAGGTGGTGAAGGGGGAACCTGAACTATTAATCCAAAAACAAAAAGGAGACAAACTGGCCCTTACGTTTTCTCCAGCCTTGAAGGCGAGTCAGACCCTGGTCGTTACGAAAGAAACCCCAACTCGCTTAAAAATTATTGATATCAAGCCGGAGCATCGCCAAATTGCCAACATTCTAGGGGAGAAAAATCGGCTGACGGTTCCCGAACGCGCAAAAGAACAGGTATTGGCTGCCATTGGTGCGGTTTCTAGCTTAGTAACGGTTCACTCCGATATTGGGGGTGGAGTTGCGAGCGCCACAGAGGTTCCAGCACAAGCTCTTCCCCATGTACATTTACTCCCTGCTGGAGAAGGACTGAAGGTTGCAGTATTGTCCCGTCCCTTTGCGGAAGGGGGTCCCTACTATCCTCCAGGGAGTGGTGGCGAAACGGTCATTGCCGAAATTGAAGGCCAACGTTTACAGACCATACGCAATCTCGTTAAAGAGCGACAATTGGCCAAAGCAGCGATTGCGGCTTGTCCAACACTAGCGAAATTGACACCGCAGGATCATGAATGGTTGGTGGAAGACCCGGAAGCCTGCTTGGAGCTTCTACTAGAACTCCAGGACTTAAAAGAGTCTGTTGTGCTGGAATGGCCTGAAGGAGAGAAACTAAGTGTCAGACATCGGGCGGATTTAGGTCAGCTCCAGTTACAGATCAAGCGTCAGCGGGATTGGTTTGCGGCAACCGGAGAGTTAAAACTCTCTGATGATTTAGTTCTGGATATGCAAGCCCTTTTAGCCTTGTTAGAGCAAACCCCCAGCCGTTTTATCCCCATTGGCGAAGGGCAGTTTATTGCCCTGACTCAGGAGTTTCGCAAACGGCTAGACGACCTCCGAGCATATTCTGAACAACAAGGTAAGGGGTTGCGGTTTCACCCTCTAACCACCATGACCTTGGAGGACATGGTGGAGGATGTGGGTAAGTTGAAGGTGGATAAGCATTGGAAAGCCCACGTCCAAAAATTAAAAGATGTGCAAGCTTTACAACCCCAGCTACCCACAACCCTGCAAGCAGAGTTACGGGATTATCAGCAAGAAGGGTTTGAGTGGTTAGCCCGACTATCCCATTGGGGCGTAGGGGCTTGTTTGGCAGATGATATGGGACTAGGAAAAACCTTGCAGGCTCTAGCGGTGATGTTGACCCGTGCCCCTGAAGGGCCTGCCTTAGTCATTGCTCCCACCTCCGTGGGTCTGAATTGGATTAGTGAGGCCCAGCGGTTTGCACCGACCTTACGCCCGCTGCAATTTGGAACCAGTCAACGCCAAGAACTGCTCGATCAGCTTCAGCCCTTTGATCTATTGGTCTGTAGCTATGGTTTATTGCAGCAAGAAGAGGTTGCTCAAATGCTGGCCCAGGTGAATTGGCAAATGATTGTCCTGGATGAAGCTCAGGCCATTAAGAATATGACGACGAAGCGCTCTCAAGCGGCCATGAATCTCCAGGCTGAGTTCAAACTTTTAACGACCGGCACCCCAATTGAAAATCATTTAGGGGAACTGTGGAATTTATTCCGATTTATTAATCCGGGTCTCTTAGGATCAATGGAACGATTTAATCAGCAGTTTGCCGCACCCATTGAGAAAAGTCAGGACCCCCAAGCCCGTCAGCGGCTGAAGAAACTGATTCAGCCTTTTTTGCTCCGCCGGACCAAGAGCCAGGTTTTAGAAGAGCTACCATCTCGGACTGAAATTACCCTTCAGGTGGAATTGAGTGAAGAAGAGATGGCCTTGTATGAAGCTCTGAGACGAAAAGCGATCGCAAATCTTGCCGATAGTGATGCCCAAGCGGGAGCAAAACATCTCCAGGTCCTAGCAGAAATTATGAAGTTACGCCGGACTTGCTGTAATGCTCAACTGGTGATGCCTGAATCACCGCCTGCCAGCGCGAAGTTACAACTGTTTGGTGAAGTCCTGGAGGAATTATTGGCCAATCATCATAAAGCCCTCGTATTTAGCCAGTTTGTCGATCACCTCAAAATTTTGCAAGATTACTTAGACAAGAAACAGATTGCTTATCAGTATCTGGATGGCAGTACCCCTGCAAAAGTACGTCAGCAGAGGGTTAAAGCGTTTCAGTCTGGCGAAGGTGAAGTCTTTCTCATCAGTCTGAAGGCGGGAGGAACCGGACTGAACCTAACGGCTGCCGACTATGTCATTCATATGGATCCTTGGTGGAATCCTGCGGTAGAAGATCAAGCGTCAGATCGTGCCCATCGGATTGGTCAACGACGGCCTGTTACCATTTATCGGCTGGTTGCTAAAAACACGATTGAAGAGAAAATTGTAGACCTGCATCGGCATAAGCGTGACTTAGCGGATAGTTTGCTGGAGGGAACGGAAATCAGCGGTAAGATATCCACCGATGAGCTACTGCGATTAATTCAGAACGGTTAA
- a CDS encoding N-acetyltransferase, with the protein MDRNFVSGFNARLGTKGEQHLLLQFMQRTYAELYPGHDYQHLRAVIDQYWSTDTPYWLITTEDNAHAFLACLWLGTAVDQVTGDAYTHIFILYVDPEYRQQGLGTALLQKAEDWAAQQGDQQIGLQVFTNAHPALSLYEKLGYQPKAHLLVKPIQT; encoded by the coding sequence TTGGATAGAAACTTTGTTTCGGGGTTCAATGCACGTTTAGGGACGAAGGGAGAGCAGCATTTATTACTGCAATTTATGCAGCGGACCTACGCAGAACTTTACCCTGGACATGATTATCAACATTTACGGGCCGTTATTGATCAATATTGGTCGACGGATACGCCCTACTGGTTGATCACTACTGAGGATAATGCCCATGCGTTTTTGGCCTGTTTATGGTTAGGAACGGCGGTTGATCAAGTCACAGGGGATGCTTATACCCATATATTTATCCTTTACGTCGATCCTGAATATCGCCAGCAAGGCTTAGGGACCGCCTTATTGCAGAAAGCTGAAGATTGGGCTGCTCAGCAAGGCGATCAACAAATTGGCTTACAGGTGTTTACGAATGCCCATCCTGCATTGTCGCTATATGAGAAGCTAGGCTATCAGCCTAAAGCACACTTGTTAGTCAAGCCCATTCAAACGTAA
- the bcp gene encoding thioredoxin-dependent thiol peroxidase encodes MTLDIGDYAPEFTLPNADGESIDLKRFRGQWVVLYFYPRDNTPGCTKEACGFRDQYETYRTEQVVILGVSGDDSKSHQKFINKQNLPFQLLSDLDFNVAKSYEAYGPKKFMGKEYEGIYRHSFLIDPDGKLAKIYRKVKAADHATDVLQDLELLRK; translated from the coding sequence ATGACATTGGACATTGGCGATTACGCTCCAGAATTCACCTTACCCAATGCAGATGGTGAATCCATTGACCTTAAACGTTTTCGAGGACAATGGGTGGTGCTTTACTTTTATCCCCGGGACAATACGCCTGGCTGTACCAAAGAAGCTTGTGGATTTCGCGATCAGTACGAGACCTATCGAACTGAGCAGGTTGTTATCCTAGGGGTTAGTGGAGATGATTCCAAATCCCATCAGAAATTTATCAATAAACAAAATTTGCCTTTCCAATTACTCTCCGATCTCGATTTCAATGTGGCAAAATCCTATGAAGCCTATGGACCCAAAAAGTTTATGGGTAAAGAATATGAAGGGATCTATCGACATTCTTTTCTCATTGATCCGGACGGCAAGCTAGCGAAGATTTATCGAAAGGTCAAGGCTGCCGATCACGCCACAGATGTGTTGCAAGATTTAGAATTACTGAGAAAGTAG
- a CDS encoding NUDIX hydrolase translates to MKRFAYMVQTVLGLLFRHPLLGVCLIPILEDGQIVLVKRQDNGLWSLPGGMVDWGENIQHSIKRELHEETGLSLTTMGRFVGVYSDPDRDPRLHSICLAFEIKVEGKLQVNDINEISEVQSFSLDEAMNMSLSHDHTQQLQDYLQGELVIR, encoded by the coding sequence ATGAAACGTTTCGCATACATGGTTCAGACGGTGCTGGGCCTTCTCTTTCGACACCCATTATTAGGGGTATGTTTAATACCGATCCTTGAAGATGGACAAATCGTATTGGTTAAACGTCAGGATAATGGCCTATGGAGCTTACCGGGCGGCATGGTGGATTGGGGTGAAAATATTCAGCACAGTATCAAAAGAGAACTCCATGAGGAAACGGGGTTATCACTCACAACAATGGGACGATTTGTGGGGGTATACTCAGACCCCGATCGTGATCCTCGATTACATTCCATTTGTTTAGCCTTTGAAATTAAGGTTGAAGGGAAATTGCAAGTGAACGATATAAATGAAATATCTGAGGTGCAATCTTTTTCCCTAGATGAAGCGATGAACATGTCTTTAAGTCATGATCATACCCAGCAGCTGCAAGACTACCTCCAAGGTGAATTAGTGATTCGCTAG